The nucleotide window TGCTCCGTACCTCTTGTTTGAGGCTTCTAAAAATTTACATAGGAACAATTATACATGAATTAATAGTAGTCAGGGAAGGGAGAACTCCTTGTACTTCAGCACAGTGGAAACAGCCATTTTGATTTGTCCCCTTAAATATCGGCTTTGCCAGCTACTTATGAGGATTATGTACTGAATATGTGCATGAAcataaatattttgataaattaaCAATGCTATCTAAGGTATTGGTAATTCTTTCTTCATTGTGATGCAGAGTGGTGTTCTCCTTGTTCTGTGTTAAGAACATCTCAGATTTGTGACACAGCCTAATCTTCTTGACAGTTTTGTTAAAAATCAGGGCAAATGAAAGTACTCTCTCTCCCCGATTagttatttaaatggaaatagCAAATCTGAAATTTGTGGATGTTGGTATTGGGACTAAAGCCGCCAGTCCACATGTTTGATGGTGTATATATAAAGGCAGAtccattttctgtgaattttgaaAGCTCCTCCTGTAGATGAAAGGGGCCTTTTACCTGCTGACTGTATTCCAAGGCTTGTAATAGATATTGGATAGTCGATTTGCGAAGAAATAATTCGTCAGTAAATAATTACATACAGTGTCCTGCAGTATTGCTAGCAGGGTTTTGTTTGCAGCAGCACCATGCTTTGGGCTGCATACAGTGAATCTTGGCCAGTTTTAGAAAACACTTGCAAAAAGAGGTTTGTTTTAAGCCATATCATGCTGTGAACTAATAACAAAACTGGTCCTAAATACAGTTTTATTGGCATGGCTGAGAGGGGGAGCAGGAGcaagcaggaggggagagggggtgggtggaggcagcagctgctgaatgCTTTGCAGTTCTCCAGGTATATTGGTGCGAAGGAGACTCTGTACTGGGAGTCTGCACCCTGGCTTCTGCATGAAAGCCTCCTCCGTTGGCCCTCCCTGGCATAATCCAGTTGCTTTTTGGTGATGTTTAAATATCAGAATTGTTGAGAAAGGCGGAGTGGAGTTCAGGCAGGAGGGTGGGAGTTTCTTCATGGTAGAGCATGCAGAGAAGAGGAGTGGGAAGGTGATGTGTTGGGAAGGATAAAGGGGGAGAAGTGGTGCACAGTCTCTAAGGTGATCTTGTTTTCCCATTAAGACACTGAAGGATGGTGCGGTGCTTCCCATTTAGGTGGCTAGATTAGGCCATAATTCACCTGGCTTTTTGTACAGGTTTCCCACTGATCCCAGTGGAAGATCCGCAGTGGATCACAGTAGTCCTAAAAGAACCTCACCTCAAATTCAGATATATAGCCATTGAATTTGACATCCTTATCAGGGTGTTACCCATGGGTTCATCTTGACCCTTGGTCCCAAGAAGAAAGCTGTCATTGTGGTTTATACTGGAGTAACATTAGTTTCTTGATTGCTAAAGGAAGATCTCAGAAACAGAGAGCTTTTGAATCTGTAGCATGTGAACTTCAGTGGGGAAGAAGCAGCTGTTAAACTGTTTCTTGATTGACCGCTTCTGGAATTACTTGTGCTGTGCATGTTATAAACATTCATCGTAGTTGATTTTGTGAGGAGCTATTGACAATATACATCTTGCTGCGTTTGCTTTAAGCCATAGTTAttagcatatttttatttttaaatgcattgctCTTTTACATTATCTAGTTCAGAAGTTTTCATGCTGATTTAAATGTGACTGGTTATTAATTAAAGTATTTATAATTTGATTGGTATAAGATGCAGAAAAGACAGACTTGATGCTCTGGGGAAATTGTAGTTTCTTTGTAAATTGATGCTATTGCTGGGCAGAAGAAAAGATATTCAGAAAATACTTAGATAACAAACTTTTAATTGCTTCTTCCTGTTACCCCAGTTGCATATCTTGTCCTGAATGATCTTGCATTTATACATCTGGCCTGTGAAATCTTGGgggagttttgggggttggggttttttttgttttatttttttttaatctctcatgTTTAAACTGGGGAAAGCTTTCAAAACTTTCACCACGCGTACTTAAATGGGTAAACAATTgaacataatttgttttctgaGATTCACTCTGGGTATCTCTCTTACTATCAGGTTTCAATTAGTGATGTGGATGACACCACCAGTTCAGATGTGATAGGGAAGTTCACTAGCATCACTGCAAAGCTGTCAGAAACAGGAGATTGTGTGGTGAGCAGCTACTGTTCTCCCTAGTGCAGTACGCCTGCCCATTGCTTGCTCTCTTCCCTTTCAGGTACAGTGTGCAGATCATGACAGTGATGGGTCGCATGACTTGATAGGCTCTTTTGAAACTAACCTGactcagctgcagaaagcaggtgGCAGTTCTCCGGTGAGCTTTTTTGATCCCCCGCTAACTTAGTCCATAATTCGGTTTTTCACAAAAcctttttaatatgcattttaagatgcatttttaGTTGTTGCCTCCAAAAGTAAATTTTTCTGTCTATATCTTTGTATTACTAAGCCAACACCTGGGAAAATAAAAGCTGGTGTGGGAATTATATTGGTCTGGTTTTCTTGGTTACTGTTACCATTCCTATTCCTAAAAACATTCTTGAGCCCATTGTCTGCTGGCCACTAGCCACTTTTCCCAGCAGTTCAGCTTGCTTTTGCCTCTCCTGAGTCAAGTAGAAATAAAAGGGCTTGCTCGTGCTTTAAGACACGACTCCAGAGGTAGGGCTTGTCTCGGATACCATTTGTGCTTGAGCTGGTCACCCTCATGAGCACTCTGGTCACCTTTCTAGCTAACAGAGAGAAGCAGTGCTTCCAAGCGGCACTCTTCTTACCTTGTCTTGGGCAACCAGTTTAGAGTAAGTTGAATCATTTGCTGGTTGCTCTCTCTTGTCTGCAGTGAAAATCTGAACTCTTGTTCTCATGGACATGTCTCGTCTGAATTCAGACACATGAATCTGCATGCAGGAGGTAGCCTAGGACTCCTTTCAGTTGCCAGCCAGCTTGATTTATGTGGTTGTAATCCTAAAGCTGGTGGAAGATTCTTGCCTTTTTCCCTAGCCTATGTGGAATCAGAACTAACGCGAGTAAAGCAAAACAGCGAAACACTGCCACTGGGAACCTGCAACCTAGGCTTTTTTGACCTCCCCCACCCTGAGATTTTGCCTCCTCATCTTCTGTTTGAGTGCATTCCTTTCCCTTAACCAAAAAAGAACCTGatggtgtgtcctggtttcagctgggatagagttaattgtcttccttgttgctggtatagtgctgtttttgagttaggtgtgagaaggatgttgataacacacagatgttttcagttggtgctaagtaatgtttagtctaaagtcaaggatttttcagtttctcatgcccagccagcaagaaggatggagatgcacaagaagttgagaggggacagagccagggcagctgacccaagctggccaaaagggtattccataccatatgatgtcaggtctagtataaactgggggagtgggggcagagaGATTGCCACTCAGCAACTAACTGGCCATCAATcggtaggtggtgagcaattccattgtgcatcacttgtatattctaatccttttattattactattgacattttattagtgttatcattatcattattagtttgttcttttctgttctactaaactgttcttatctcaacccacgagttttactacttttcctgattttctcccccatcccactgggtggcgggggaagcgagtgagtggctacatggtgcttagttgctggctcgggttaaaccacaacatgatGTTAAGAGGAATGCTGGTATCTGTGATCAACTTTTTGTCCCTCTGATACAATGACACTGTTTCATGATTGCATACAGAAAAACAGTTACATTGTTGAGGAGAGAAACTTTTCTGAGGTCTTTCCTCATGTTTTGCCCAATGCTGGTAGCAAAAGCATCCCATTTAACTCGTCAGATAGCAGCCAAAGTAGTTGCagacctttttaaaattaaatttcagaattCTGCCAGGTATTTGGTTAACTGAAATTGTGTGATGTCTGATACCATTGTGTTTCAATAATTTGCCCTGCTGTAAATGCAGATATTTTGGAACTTGCTTCTTGCATGCTTGCTTTCTGTAGGTGGAATTTGAATGCATTCATcctgagaaaaaacaaaagaaaaagagctacAAAAACTCTGGCATTATTAGGATAAAATCCTGCAAGGTAagaagatttttgttgttgttttggcttTTGTATTTTCTGATCGTAATGAAATCTGTTCTTGTGTGGAGAAGGTGTAACACTGTCTGTCTGTTCCTCTAGCTTGAGACAGAATATTCATTCCTGGACTACGTCATGGGAGGCTGCCAGATTAACTTTACAGTGAGTTGTTTCCCCACTGCACATCTTGGTAGATGACAGGACAAGAGCAATGAAATTGTGATTAGTACTTTTATTTGCAGTGTGCATTACTGCAAATGCAGTGTGCATTTGCAGTGATAGAAGACTGCAAAAAACAAATTATactatatttttactttttgtgaTCAAGTAGCAACTTTAATGGAACTAGGGTTTCTTAAACTTCTTTTGAGAAATTGGTTCGGTCTGTCAGTGGAAAGGATTACTACTTCTTAAACATGCATGTACCCCAGTGGGAAAAGGTACGCAGACGGGTTTGCCTGTTCCTGTATATGGCTGCCTGTGTGCCTGGAAGGAAGGGAGCTATGTGGGCCTGGTCTAACCCTCTGTTTCTGGGTATGGTTAGTTCTTCTGATTTGCTTATGGTGATGCATCAGTGAGTTGCTGTTATCATCTTGACTGATTAGGTGGGTGTAGACTTCACTGCCTCCAACGGAGATCCCAAGTCACCAGATTCTCTTCACTACATCAGCCCGGATGGGATAAATGAGTACCTAATTGCCATCTGGAGTGTGGGAAGTGTAGTCCAGGATTATGACACGTATGTAATGATCTCAACTGATCTAGCAACTGCATCAAAAACGTGTCACAGTGGGTGTCAGTAATCAAGGCTGATAGCTTGTTCCAGGGCTGTCGCATTTGAATGACTGAGATGCTACCTTTCCTTGGGGGATCCCTTCAGGAGCTGCTACGGCTTCCTCCTGCTTCTATCACTGCCAAGGAGGGCAGTGGCAGCCCTTCGTAATTTGGCATATTTGCTTGGTTTGTCCTTCCAGGTCTGCCCTTTTATGGCCCTGGGTTACTCTGCAATGCCGCTTTAGCTGGTCACTAATTCCTTGTTGCTGATGGTGCGTTTCAAACATGAATGCCCTGTTTGATTCAATGGGAACATGTTTGCCTGCTCTGTCCTTTAGCCAGGCTGTGGTTTGGTTGgcttttctcttgctgctttGAAATCTCCTGAGAGTCCTGTGGGGTGCTGCACTGAAAGAAATTCTGAAACTGTCAAGTCCAAGCCTGAAACCCTTTGGTAACTGGTGGCTGACCATGGGGAGAGCTAGATGTTGTACCCATTCCTTATGGTAGGAATTGAACCTTGGTCTCCAGCTGCTTTCTGCGAATAAACCTGAATAGTGAGTTATTCTTTAATAactctttctcatttcttcttgttGCCCTTTCGCTCCAGGGACAAGCTGTTTCCTGCGTTTGGGTTTGGAGCTCAAGTTCCTCCTAGCTGGCAGGTAGGGCCTTCACAATGCTGGGCAGTTGCTCTGTCCATGTCTTCATTCCCTAACTGCATTCCCTACCTTTCCTAGGTATCTCATGAGTTTGCTTTGAATTTCAACCCCAGCAACCCTTATTGTCAAGGTGAGAACACCTCTTTATTAATACTTCACGGGGAGGGACagatattttaagtgttttatttctttcataattGGTGAAAACCAGATGCAGCACCAAGACATGCAGCAAACTAGATTCACTCTCACCTGGATTCTGACAAGAGTGGATGTGTGTTGATGCAGACTTCTGTGTGGTCTGAATGAGCTACAGGGAAGGGGTTTAGATTTAGTCTGATTGTTAGTCTCTGCTGAAATCTTTGTTGCTGCAGCTTGGTTACTTCTGGTATGTTATAGGTGACAGTGGATTCAGATCAGCAATGTGCCTGTGCTAGTCATGGTTCCATCTGCTAAGGCTGTTGGAGACTATGGTTACTTCATCAGCAATGTGTATATGTTTGAATGTTATGTTATCTTTCAAAGGGATGTcttaaaagcttattttctttatAGCCTTCTACTTTAGTGGAGGttgtttcagctgtttttaatGGCTGCTCTCTAAGCTGCATTATGACCTTTTAGAACTAAGAACTCTCTCAGCATGCAGTGACACAGAATTGTTCTTGAACAAGCATTTTTAACTCAGCTCAGTTTTTCTCTCTGGTCTGAGACCAACAAAAAATGGAATCTGAAATTCAGTGTTAAAATGCAGGCATTTCCTTGGTCAGCTCAGCATTGTCTGCCTCATTGGGATCTGCGTCTTTGCTCTTTAAGGGTCCCTGTGCAGTAGTTTTGAGAGGTACCACACTAAAACCTGCATGGTGGACAATGCAAACAGCAGTGGCAAATGAAGCTACATTGATACAAGCCAGGAATAGGCCAATTTAGATGGATGAACAGAAGAATATGCACCACTTaaaatcagactttttaaaagattttgtttaGTTAACGTGAGAAAAGCTTCTTGCATAGGAAAAATGCTAGGGATTgctatttctgttacagaaatatttgaatCCTGAATCAGGGATCATTGTCTAACTTTCacacaaggaaaatgaaaaattactgttCCAGAGAGCTTTTGACCTTGTTTTCTAATTGGACTATAAGCAATTAAACAAGACAAACTGGATGACAAGGTAGAAAGGACAAGGTAAACATAGTCACAAGCGTGCCTTCACTGGATTATTTCTCCCGCAACTTCCATGAACTTTGTAATGTCAGAGGCACAAAGAGTGATGTGAAGAATGTAGAATGGGGGGGAAAAATCTGCAAGTCCTATCTCTACAGATGTCCATTGGTTTCAGCCCTGTGCTTTGTATATTTGCTGTTATCCTGCTGCTTCTTTGCCCCTTAGGAGTTCACAGCTGTGTGAGAGTTATCCTTTTGCTGTACTATTAGTAATGCTTATGAAATAATTACTGGAGAAGTTGTGAGGCTCTTGTGGCAGCTTGCCTTCCTGTGTTACAGGCATCCAAGGAATAGTGGATGCCTACCGCCAGATCCTGCCTCAGATCCGACTCTATGGACCAACCAATTTCTCTCCTATTATAAACCATGTGGCAAGGTTTGCAGCACATTCAGCACAACAAGGAACTGCTTCAGTGAGTGCATGTCCTTTCCTGTGGATCTGTGTTAGGTTAATGTTTCTATTTTCCATGTTCGCGATGTGGTAGAATGGAATGATAAAGTGATGTTGTTTTCCTTCCTTAGGATCCCAAGTTTGGTCCTCACTTAGCAACATACAGAGAGGCTGTTGGTACTCTCTTGGTACATATTGATGTGAACCTGTACTTGGTAGACACTGACATTAGTTTCCATTGCTCAAGTGATATTTAGTTCTCTTTTTCACAGTTTGCTGTCATTGTACTTTGTATTGAAGTATACAGGGGTGGTGTTGGCTTTTAGACCAATTGGACTCTGTCAGCAGTTGCCTCACTCTCACCTCTCTTGCCAAGCTCCATCACCTGTAGGGAATGCAGACAGTAAAAAGGGGCCCTATATATTTTATTCCAAACAATTTTGCTCTCAAGAATGTACACAAAAAACTGTCTCCAAGAAAAATATCAGAGGGCTTGACTACCCATCCCACCATGGTGGCATGCAGAATCAGGATATCTAGAGTGCCAGATTAACAAGGGAGTCTGAGAACTGTTAAATCAGTATGCTAATTGCATTGCAGAGCACCCATGCTACCCTACAGTTGTGTTGCGTGTCTCATTTGTGTGCTTGCATGGCCATGGCTGCTGTTAAAGTTCAGCTCTATTTCTTTAAACTTCACTCCTTTTGCTTAAGGATGAAGGACTCCTACTTCCTGGTAGATTTAACTGATTCCAATTTGAGAGACCAGTCAGAAGGAATTTTGATGTACACTCTGATACTTGCTTTACAGTCTAGCTCTGTCAGTATTTTTGGTTCTACATACGTTTGTGTGTATGTAGAATACATTTCCCAGACTGTGAGGTGCTTGGTCTAGGGAGATCCATTTCTTAGATTTCTGAGGGTATTTTTTAGCTTTCCCAACACTTGGGGGAATCTACTTGTTTCTCTTTATATGTTAAATATCTTTACTTTTTCTTACAgatgaaaaagtatttaaataaagaatCTCTTAGTAATGGGATACAGCAATAGTAACACTTGTGTTAACTGGGTTTTGGAACTGGAAAttcaattttctttgattttcattGTGTGTgtcttatttcttattttcattttaagtctgTAGATAGCTGCTATAAAGCAGTGGTTGCTCATTTCAGAACTAGGTACTAAACCTTAGCCTCTGGAAAAGGAAGGACATTTTAAACACTACCATGTTAATGTGTTGGtttgaggtatttttttctttctagaaaagcTCCTGTATTCTTACCATTTTGTTATCTCTGTGTCATGACATTTGTCACTGCTGTGTTTTGAGATTTCTAATACTTATAATTAAAGTTATTGGTAACTAAAAAAGAAGGCTTTTTTGAGTTACACTCCAGGATATTAAATATTAAACTTAAGCCTTTTTGAGATGTGAGTAAAGCAGCATCCATCAGTGAATTTTGTATGCAGCTTTGTTGATTTAGTAGTACTTTGTTCATCTCTAGTACTTTCTGCCAATTGATGtagtttttctttataaattgaATTTAagcctctgtctttttttctagtaCAGAGGAAATCTGAAGTGCACGATGAATGGTGTTATGCATATGAAAAAATGGGAATAAACATAAGTTTCTTTAATGCTCTGGTTTTGTCTTATCCACAGCACCATCTGATTTCTTTCTTAGAATAAGAAATGGCTCTATTTGCCTTCAGTTATGTGAGCTTTGGTGTTGAATTCCCTAACTGGGTGCTTTCTAAtgtttttcagcaatattttatCTTGCTGATCATCACAGATGGAGAGATCACTGATCTGGACCAAACTAGGCAAGCGATTATTAATGCCTCTAAGCTGCCGATGTCCATCATTATTGTTGGAGTTGGTGAAGCTGATTTCAAAGCAATGGAGTTCCTTGATAGAGACGATGGTGTCCTGAAGTCCCCGACAGGAGAGCCAGCTGCACGAGACATTGTCCAGTTTGTGCCTTTTCGACAGTTCAAAAATGTAAGTTGTCTTTAACTTCAGAAGAGTCCTGGTGCCAGTATATATGCAGTTATCACATCTGAAAAATGAGCATGGGTCTAGACAAGGCAGCAAGCTGCATACTCAAAGTGCTGTCCTAGCTGCTTGTTCCCAGTGAGAGCTGAGATGTTTGCGTCTGTGTTTGAAACTGTACCTTTTCACAGCTCTCTTGCAGCTTTTCTTGAAGAGCTCTTGTTGATCATTGGTTTAGTATACTATCTCTTGGCTATTGCAGAGCTAAAGGAGTAAAGGAGATGTTTTCTGTCCTGGGATGCAAACATTTGGGCAAGGAACTGAGATCATACTGTCAGTCTCTGATGTTGACTACCATGAGTGATTTAAGCTGAGATAAGTCTTCCCTGCTGTTGAAAGTAGTCCTGTTATTTCCCAGCTCCTCCATACTTCCACTGTTGGCACTAGCATTCATGCACATTGCACAGTGAATTGGGTTGAAGAGTGGAGTTGAATGAAAACTCAAAATAAGAGAAATTGCTAGTGGCTGGAGCAGTTTCCCACCCAGATCAGGGCCATATAAAGGCTGTGTGAGCCTGGGCTTGAGGTGGGAGCAATGCAGGGGTGGGAACAAGTGATTTTCATCAGTAGTGCTCACTGATAGCTACTGGAAGTGCTCCTAAAACTGCAGCAAGGAACTCTTGAAACAGTGAGTGAGACATGCCAGGTGGGGGGCTGTGCTCTGAATTTTGAAAGAGAGTTTGTCACTGGGCTGATAAATCCTTTCTCTGCAGTATTTCTGATTTATTCTCCCTGTTCTCCTTGCAGGCTCCCCAGGAAGTGC belongs to Accipiter gentilis chromosome 14, bAccGen1.1, whole genome shotgun sequence and includes:
- the CPNE1 gene encoding copine-1 isoform X1; protein product: MAGCVSRVELSVSCRSLLDRDLGSRSDPLCVLLQEVGGGRWAELDRTERIKNSQNPEFCKKLVVDYYFEKVQKLKFAVYDIDNKSFDLNDDDYLGGIECTLGQIVSSSVFTQPLELKQGKPAGKGTITISAEEIKDTRVVHLEIEAQNLDKKDFLGKSDPFLEFYKQNDAGTWQLVYRSEVIKNNLNPCWRKFSVPLQTFCGGDFNKPIKVQCADHDSDGSHDLIGSFETNLTQLQKAGGSSPVEFECIHPEKKQKKKSYKNSGIIRIKSCKLETEYSFLDYVMGGCQINFTVGVDFTASNGDPKSPDSLHYISPDGINEYLIAIWSVGSVVQDYDTDKLFPAFGFGAQVPPSWQVSHEFALNFNPSNPYCQGIQGIVDAYRQILPQIRLYGPTNFSPIINHVARFAAHSAQQGTASQYFILLIITDGEITDLDQTRQAIINASKLPMSIIIVGVGEADFKAMEFLDRDDGVLKSPTGEPAARDIVQFVPFRQFKNAPQEVLSHVVLAEVPKQLVSYYKWQGWPPVKPPEIKTI
- the CPNE1 gene encoding copine-1 isoform X2, which produces MAGCVSRVELSVSCRSLLDRDLGSRSDPLCVLLQEVGGGRWAELDRTERIKNSQNPEFCKKLVVDYYFEKVQKLKFAVYDIDNKSFDLNDDDYLGGIECTLGQIVSSSVFTQPLELKQGKPAGKGTITISAEEIKDTRVVHLEIEAQNLDKKDFLGKSDPFLEFYKQNDAGTWQLVYRSEVIKNNLNPCWRKFSVPLQTFCGGDFNKPIKVEFECIHPEKKQKKKSYKNSGIIRIKSCKLETEYSFLDYVMGGCQINFTVGVDFTASNGDPKSPDSLHYISPDGINEYLIAIWSVGSVVQDYDTDKLFPAFGFGAQVPPSWQVSHEFALNFNPSNPYCQGIQGIVDAYRQILPQIRLYGPTNFSPIINHVARFAAHSAQQGTASQYFILLIITDGEITDLDQTRQAIINASKLPMSIIIVGVGEADFKAMEFLDRDDGVLKSPTGEPAARDIVQFVPFRQFKNAPQEVLSHVVLAEVPKQLVSYYKWQGWPPVKPPEIKTI